The following proteins are encoded in a genomic region of Streptomyces sp. NBC_01723:
- a CDS encoding MMPL family transporter produces the protein MGAVRTSGGRRRAVPWLVLGLWIAVLAIASPFASKLADVQRDRAVDYLPAGADSTQVAKIQDRLPGGEATEMVLVYHRDAGLTAADRATAADQVAEIAGAHELTGRPAGIPSEDGTTLMYPVAGTEPGQDEEARDALVNAVRDIARGGDGLSVEVGGAGAFATDASEVYNSLDGPLLYTTAAVVALLLILIYRSPFLWLVPLAVAGIADYLSMGVAYGLNQWFGTAVSGQSSGIMTILVFGVGTDYALLLVSRYREELRRVERPYDAMAAALRGCGPAVLASSGTVAAGLLCLLAADLNSSRGMGPLGTVGVLCALAAMLTLLPALLVLLGRRVFWPLVPRYGSTPKARRSLFTAMGGSAERRPRTVLVGGAVLLGALALGAFALPGSLKQEDSFTTRPDAIAAMETLAAAYPERGTQPITVIAPTDRAEAALAEARDTRGVKSAEAGRSGGGWTELTVLASAPPQSAAETATIESLRDSLDGSYVGGPSAQQIDLEDTNARDTAIVVPIVLLSVLLILTVLLRSLVAPLILVAAVVAVWGAALGIGGLVFGPLFGFEGTDPGLGLLSFVFLVALGVDYGIFLMHRMREESLRGAEPTEAALSALRTTGGVIASAGLVLAATFAVLTSMPMVQLVELGFVIAVGVLLDTFLVRTYLVTSASVALRRRVWWPGRLSRAPGEPAAAGEREPVGV, from the coding sequence ATGGGGGCCGTAAGGACAAGCGGGGGGCGACGGCGGGCCGTGCCCTGGCTGGTGCTCGGACTGTGGATCGCGGTCCTGGCGATCGCCTCGCCGTTCGCGTCGAAACTCGCGGACGTGCAGCGCGACCGCGCCGTCGACTACCTGCCGGCCGGCGCCGACTCGACGCAGGTCGCCAAGATCCAGGACCGGCTGCCGGGCGGCGAGGCCACCGAGATGGTCCTCGTCTACCACCGGGACGCCGGACTGACCGCCGCCGACCGGGCCACCGCCGCCGACCAGGTCGCCGAGATCGCGGGCGCGCACGAACTCACCGGCCGGCCCGCCGGCATCCCGTCCGAGGACGGCACCACCCTCATGTACCCGGTCGCCGGCACCGAGCCCGGCCAGGACGAGGAGGCCCGCGACGCCCTCGTCAACGCGGTACGGGACATCGCCCGGGGCGGCGACGGGCTGAGCGTCGAGGTCGGCGGCGCCGGAGCGTTCGCCACCGACGCCTCCGAGGTCTACAACTCCCTCGACGGCCCCCTGCTCTACACCACCGCGGCCGTCGTCGCGCTGCTGCTGATCCTCATCTACCGCAGCCCGTTCCTGTGGCTGGTCCCGCTCGCCGTCGCCGGCATCGCCGACTACCTCTCCATGGGCGTCGCCTACGGCCTCAACCAGTGGTTCGGCACCGCGGTCTCCGGCCAGAGCTCCGGCATCATGACCATCCTCGTCTTCGGCGTCGGCACCGACTACGCGCTGCTGCTGGTCTCCCGCTACCGCGAGGAACTGCGGCGCGTCGAGCGGCCGTACGACGCCATGGCCGCCGCCCTGCGCGGCTGCGGCCCCGCCGTGCTCGCCTCCTCCGGCACCGTCGCCGCCGGGCTGCTGTGCCTGCTCGCCGCCGACCTCAACTCCAGCCGGGGCATGGGCCCGCTCGGCACCGTCGGCGTGCTGTGCGCGCTGGCCGCCATGCTGACCCTGCTGCCCGCGCTCCTGGTCCTGCTGGGCCGACGCGTCTTCTGGCCGCTCGTGCCTCGCTACGGCAGCACGCCCAAGGCCCGCAGGTCGCTGTTCACGGCGATGGGCGGCTCCGCCGAACGCCGTCCCCGCACCGTCCTCGTGGGCGGCGCGGTGCTGCTCGGCGCGCTCGCGCTCGGGGCGTTCGCCCTGCCCGGCTCCCTCAAGCAGGAGGACTCCTTCACCACCCGGCCCGACGCCATCGCCGCGATGGAGACCCTCGCCGCCGCCTACCCGGAGCGCGGCACCCAGCCCATCACCGTCATCGCCCCCACCGACCGGGCGGAGGCCGCCCTCGCCGAGGCCCGCGACACCCGCGGCGTCAAGAGCGCCGAGGCCGGCCGCAGCGGCGGAGGCTGGACCGAACTGACCGTACTCGCCTCCGCCCCGCCCCAGTCGGCGGCCGAGACCGCCACCATCGAGTCCCTGCGCGACTCGCTCGACGGCTCCTACGTCGGCGGCCCCAGCGCCCAGCAGATCGACCTGGAGGACACCAACGCCCGCGACACCGCCATCGTCGTTCCGATCGTGCTGCTGTCGGTGCTGCTGATCCTGACGGTGCTGCTGCGGTCGCTGGTCGCGCCGCTGATCCTGGTCGCCGCCGTGGTCGCCGTGTGGGGCGCGGCGCTCGGCATCGGGGGACTGGTCTTCGGGCCGCTCTTCGGCTTCGAGGGCACCGACCCCGGACTCGGCCTGCTGTCCTTCGTGTTCCTGGTCGCCCTCGGCGTCGACTACGGCATCTTCCTGATGCACCGCATGCGCGAGGAGTCCCTGCGCGGCGCCGAACCCACCGAGGCCGCGCTCTCCGCACTGCGCACCACCGGCGGGGTCATCGCCTCCGCCGGGCTGGTCCTCGCCGCCACCTTCGCGGTGCTCACCAGCATGCCGATGGTGCAACTGGTCGAGCTGGGCTTCGTCATCGCGGTCGGTGTCCTGCTCGACACCTTCCTCGTCCGCACCTACCTCGTCACCAGCGCGAGCGTCGCCCTGCGGCGCCGGGTGTGGTGGCCGGGCCGGCTGTCCCGGGCGCCCGGGGAGCCCGCGGCGGCCGGTGAGCGGGAGCCCGTAGGTGTCTGA
- a CDS encoding metal ABC transporter permease, whose translation MEILNYAFMQRALLAAVLVGITAPAVGIYLVQRRQALMGDGIGHVAMTGVGLGFLLSWSPVWMATLVSVLGAVLMELIRWYGKTRGDIALAMLFYGGMAGGVMFINLAPTGSSANLTSYLFGSLSTVSESDVTAICVLAAFVVLVTLGLRRQLFAVSQDEEFARVTGLPVRALNLLTAVTAAVTVTVAMRVVGLLLVSALMVVPVAAAQQLTRSFAATFAIAVALGVTVTIGGTVTSYYQDVPPGATIVLLTIGAFVLLTALAAPLARRRARAATAAGPASDPAECKIPATRGATDEVGV comes from the coding sequence ATGGAAATCCTGAACTACGCCTTCATGCAGCGGGCCCTGCTGGCGGCCGTCCTGGTCGGCATCACCGCGCCCGCCGTCGGCATCTACCTGGTCCAGCGCCGCCAGGCCCTCATGGGCGACGGCATCGGCCACGTGGCGATGACCGGCGTCGGCCTCGGCTTCCTGCTCTCCTGGTCCCCGGTGTGGATGGCAACCCTGGTCTCCGTGCTCGGCGCGGTCCTCATGGAGCTGATCCGCTGGTACGGCAAGACTCGCGGCGACATCGCCCTCGCGATGCTCTTCTATGGCGGCATGGCCGGCGGTGTGATGTTCATCAACCTCGCGCCGACCGGATCCAGCGCCAACCTCACCTCGTACCTCTTCGGCTCCCTGTCCACGGTGAGCGAGTCCGACGTCACGGCGATCTGCGTGCTGGCCGCCTTCGTGGTCCTGGTCACCCTGGGCCTGCGCCGGCAGCTGTTCGCGGTCAGCCAGGACGAGGAGTTCGCCCGGGTCACCGGCCTGCCGGTACGCGCGCTGAACCTGCTGACGGCGGTCACGGCCGCGGTGACGGTGACGGTCGCGATGCGCGTCGTCGGGCTGCTGCTGGTGTCGGCGCTGATGGTGGTCCCGGTGGCCGCCGCGCAGCAGCTCACCCGCAGTTTCGCCGCCACCTTCGCGATCGCCGTCGCGCTCGGCGTGACCGTGACGATCGGCGGCACGGTCACCTCGTACTACCAGGACGTGCCGCCCGGCGCGACGATCGTGCTGCTCACCATCGGCGCGTTCGTCCTGCTGACCGCGCTGGCGGCACCGCTCGCCCGGCGACGCGCGCGAGCGGCCACCGCCGCGGGGCCCGCGTCGGATCCGGCGGAGTGCAAGATTCCGGCCACCCGGGGGGCCACCGACGAGGTCGGCGTCTGA
- a CDS encoding alpha/beta hydrolase, with amino-acid sequence MTQRKRIIRDAALVGVSTALLGITAPFTASATTADPAGTLTWTDCGGGAVDPRQQCATLQVPMDYADPGSPRIDIAVSRIRSEDPDARRGTLLLIPGGPGGSSLGDPSGKGQKLPREVRDAYDLVGFAPRGLAPSTAVDCGLETADLATSRLRPWPAPDGSIDGNLDTARRVTDACVRDGGELMRHLGTANEARDLDRLRAALGERKISAWGVSYGTYVGAVYAQLFPHRTDRVVLDSNDDPDPARVARAWLAGHEQGVEDTFPDFAAWASQPGNPDRVALRAADVRPRFLRLAAELDRTPIPWPGANPEELNGNVLRQTMLDSLYRPSAYPTLARLMRAAAQGTVPPAPQAPPESVLQNVTAVGVGTLCNDVAWPKSPAVYRKGVAESRAKYPLTAGMPRNAMVCAAWPHPPREAPVRITDRGPSNVLLVQNERDVATPLSGARKMREALGRRAVMVTVDSTGHDAYLANGNACGDRTVSRFLATGQRPSADLYCEG; translated from the coding sequence ATGACGCAGCGCAAGCGAATCATCCGCGACGCCGCCCTCGTCGGCGTCTCCACCGCACTCCTCGGGATCACCGCGCCGTTCACCGCCTCCGCCACGACCGCGGACCCGGCCGGGACCCTCACCTGGACGGACTGCGGCGGGGGCGCCGTCGACCCCCGTCAGCAGTGCGCCACGCTCCAGGTGCCCATGGACTACGCCGATCCCGGCAGCCCCCGTATCGACATCGCCGTCTCGCGCATCCGGAGCGAGGATCCGGACGCCCGGCGCGGGACACTGCTGCTCATCCCCGGCGGGCCGGGCGGGTCCAGTCTGGGCGACCCGTCGGGGAAGGGGCAGAAGCTGCCGCGCGAAGTCCGGGACGCCTACGACCTGGTCGGGTTCGCGCCGCGCGGGCTCGCCCCGTCCACCGCCGTCGACTGCGGGCTGGAGACCGCCGACCTCGCCACCTCCAGGCTCCGCCCCTGGCCCGCCCCCGACGGCTCGATCGACGGGAACCTCGACACCGCGCGCCGCGTCACCGACGCCTGCGTACGCGACGGCGGCGAGCTGATGCGGCACCTCGGCACGGCGAACGAGGCCCGCGACCTCGACCGTCTCCGGGCCGCTCTCGGCGAGCGGAAGATCTCCGCGTGGGGGGTGTCGTACGGGACGTACGTCGGCGCGGTGTACGCGCAGCTCTTCCCGCACCGCACCGACCGCGTCGTGCTGGACAGCAACGACGACCCCGACCCGGCCCGTGTCGCCCGTGCCTGGCTCGCCGGGCACGAGCAGGGCGTGGAGGACACCTTCCCGGACTTCGCCGCGTGGGCCTCTCAGCCGGGCAACCCGGACCGCGTGGCACTCCGGGCCGCCGACGTACGGCCGCGGTTCCTGCGGCTCGCCGCCGAGTTGGACCGTACGCCGATCCCCTGGCCGGGAGCCAACCCGGAGGAGCTGAACGGCAACGTGCTGCGTCAGACGATGCTGGACAGCCTGTACCGCCCCAGCGCGTATCCCACGCTCGCCAGGCTGATGCGGGCCGCGGCGCAGGGCACCGTGCCGCCCGCTCCGCAGGCGCCGCCCGAGTCCGTGCTGCAGAACGTCACCGCCGTGGGAGTGGGGACGCTCTGCAACGACGTCGCCTGGCCGAAGTCGCCCGCCGTGTACCGCAAGGGCGTCGCCGAGAGCCGCGCCAAGTACCCGCTCACCGCGGGCATGCCCCGCAACGCGATGGTGTGCGCCGCCTGGCCCCACCCGCCGCGCGAGGCGCCGGTGCGGATCACCGACCGGGGACCGTCCAACGTCCTGCTCGTCCAGAACGAACGGGACGTGGCCACCCCGCTCAGCGGCGCCCGGAAGATGCGGGAGGCGCTCGGCCGGCGCGCGGTCATGGTCACCGTGGACTCCACCGGCCACGACGCCTACCTCGCCAACGGCAACGCCTGCGGCGACCGGACCGTCTCCCGCTTCCTCGCGACCGGTCAGCGGCCGTCCGCCGACCTCTACTGCGAGGGCTAG
- a CDS encoding Fur family transcriptional regulator, with translation MTTAGPPVKGRATRQRAAVSAALQEVEEFRSAQELHDMLKHKGDSVGLTTVYRTLQSLADAGEVDVLRTADGESVYRRCSTGDHHHHLVCRSCGKAVEVEGPAVEKWAEAIAAEHGYVNVAHTVEIFGTCADCATASGG, from the coding sequence GTGACGACCGCTGGACCGCCCGTGAAGGGCCGCGCCACCCGGCAGCGGGCCGCCGTGTCGGCGGCTCTCCAGGAGGTCGAGGAGTTCCGCAGCGCACAGGAGCTCCACGACATGCTCAAGCACAAGGGCGACTCGGTCGGGCTCACCACGGTCTACCGCACGCTTCAGTCCCTCGCCGACGCCGGCGAGGTCGACGTCCTGCGCACCGCCGACGGCGAGTCCGTCTACCGCCGCTGCTCCACCGGCGACCATCACCACCACCTGGTCTGCCGCTCCTGTGGCAAGGCCGTCGAGGTCGAGGGCCCCGCGGTGGAGAAGTGGGCCGAGGCCATCGCCGCCGAACACGGCTACGTCAACGTCGCCCACACCGTGGAGATCTTCGGCACCTGCGCCGACTGCGCGACTGCCTCCGGCGGCTGA
- a CDS encoding isoprenyl transferase, which produces MAVRGILGRQRREYRTPEPHPSGARPPGLGELVPEHVAIVMDGNGRWAKDRGLPRTEGHKVGAERVLDVLQGAIEMGVKNISLYAFSTENWKRSPDEVRFLMNFNRDFIRRTRDQLDELGIRVRWVGRMPKLWKSVAKELQVAQEQTKDNDRLTLYFCMNYGGRAEIADAAQALAEDVRAGKLDPSKVNEKTLAKYLYYPDMPDVDLFLRPSGEQRTSNYLLWQSAYAEMVFQDVLWPDFDRRDLWRACLEFASRDRRFGGAIPNEELLAMEGRSGGK; this is translated from the coding sequence ATGGCGGTACGCGGGATCCTTGGGCGGCAGCGCCGGGAGTACAGGACGCCGGAGCCGCACCCGTCCGGCGCGCGGCCCCCGGGCCTCGGTGAGCTGGTCCCCGAGCATGTGGCGATCGTCATGGACGGCAACGGGCGCTGGGCCAAGGACCGCGGGCTGCCGCGGACCGAGGGGCACAAGGTCGGGGCCGAGCGGGTGCTCGACGTGCTCCAGGGCGCGATCGAGATGGGCGTGAAGAACATCTCGCTGTACGCCTTCTCCACCGAGAACTGGAAGCGGTCGCCGGACGAGGTGCGCTTCCTGATGAACTTCAACCGGGACTTCATCCGCAGGACCCGCGACCAGCTCGACGAGCTGGGGATCCGCGTGCGCTGGGTGGGCCGGATGCCCAAGCTGTGGAAGTCCGTCGCCAAGGAACTCCAGGTCGCCCAGGAGCAGACGAAGGACAACGACCGGCTGACGCTGTACTTCTGCATGAACTACGGCGGCCGCGCCGAGATCGCCGACGCCGCGCAGGCCCTCGCCGAGGACGTGCGGGCCGGGAAGCTCGACCCGTCGAAGGTCAACGAGAAGACCCTCGCGAAGTACCTGTACTACCCGGACATGCCGGACGTGGACCTGTTCCTGCGGCCCAGCGGCGAGCAGCGCACGTCCAACTACCTGCTCTGGCAGAGCGCCTACGCCGAGATGGTCTTCCAGGACGTGCTGTGGCCCGACTTCGACCGGCGCGACCTGTGGCGGGCGTGCCTGGAGTTCGCCTCCCGCGACCGGCGGTTCGGCGGGGCCATCCCGAACGAGGAGCTCCTGGCCATGGAGGGCCGGAGCGGAGGAAAGTGA
- a CDS encoding SCO2522 family protein, whose amino-acid sequence MSDAVFRETAAEARTQSVPLAHLSLELGHLYMEDFEAGPERLRRHFTEVLPWVEAARAAAGARAGGKRARISTCFLIDDYFSRFSTPAEVIPMLLAEAERAGLVVDYLARESGCAVTGKTPVAEAVAGRIVESPAPGSYGMRPPTARTGWLANGERAPVARAPQAMKRALPWQPPRETAARRHSVFLDAELWNDDADGRRTWSCPFLAAVWQLARLGLLRDAGEAVLVPQPHTGTGFPEDWDELPSLIRLNPRADPFSAYRTCSVLPNRFLPVEHAVRVILDQIEVDPGALAQVADRSEKERAAVPDSVADRVSYVFYAGP is encoded by the coding sequence GTGAGTGACGCCGTGTTCCGGGAGACCGCTGCCGAGGCGCGTACGCAGTCGGTGCCGTTGGCTCATCTCTCACTGGAGCTGGGGCATCTCTACATGGAGGACTTCGAGGCCGGGCCCGAGCGGCTGCGCCGGCACTTCACCGAGGTGCTGCCCTGGGTGGAGGCGGCGCGGGCCGCGGCCGGCGCGCGGGCCGGCGGCAAGCGGGCCCGGATCAGCACCTGCTTCCTGATCGACGACTACTTCAGCCGGTTCTCCACCCCGGCCGAGGTCATCCCCATGCTCCTCGCGGAGGCCGAACGGGCCGGGCTCGTCGTCGACTACCTGGCCCGCGAGTCCGGCTGCGCCGTCACCGGCAAGACGCCCGTCGCGGAGGCGGTGGCCGGCCGCATCGTGGAGTCGCCCGCCCCCGGCAGCTACGGCATGCGCCCGCCCACCGCGCGGACCGGCTGGCTCGCCAACGGCGAACGCGCCCCCGTCGCCCGTGCCCCGCAGGCGATGAAGCGTGCCCTCCCCTGGCAGCCGCCCCGGGAGACCGCCGCCCGCCGCCACTCCGTCTTCCTCGACGCCGAACTGTGGAACGACGACGCCGACGGGCGCCGCACCTGGTCCTGCCCCTTCCTCGCCGCCGTCTGGCAGCTCGCCCGCCTCGGCCTGCTGCGCGACGCCGGCGAGGCCGTCCTCGTACCGCAGCCGCACACCGGCACCGGCTTCCCCGAGGACTGGGACGAACTGCCCTCCCTGATCCGGCTCAACCCCCGCGCCGACCCCTTCTCCGCCTACCGGACCTGCTCGGTCCTGCCCAACCGTTTCCTCCCCGTCGAACACGCCGTCCGCGTGATCCTCGACCAGATCGAGGTCGACCCGGGAGCCCTGGCGCAGGTCGCCGACCGCTCCGAGAAGGAGCGCGCGGCCGTCCCCGACTCGGTCGCCGACCGCGTCTCCTACGTCTTCTACGCGGGGCCCTGA
- a CDS encoding SCO2521 family protein — translation MAPRQSTPPAVLACGEIRTCLLPARQALDIRSAAQLLGLRADERVLLSERPGLYARSPDTLTGVDCPLPSANGARIRAVGTVTAHAALTEGRVLQTSAHCRLPAAGPDQRRPWGEYLVRPGVVEPLGRLPHEAVAQGVLGGGRHGDLDVGLIADGLLTRLLRHPLLDQRPPFRSRPTRLRWVALPADPGDAPSLERFTLAEDELRTVRLRVPEDTDGADLAALCDDLALHDWLLTTVVRMLDGIRLGATPTQDAGAVVRALRPAVDHLLHLWMPRARVTRDLAPLWDPLEERPGFTRQWQALVQRIRDQLTLHAIPAPHREVEPAP, via the coding sequence ATGGCGCCGCGGCAGAGCACCCCGCCCGCCGTCCTCGCCTGCGGCGAGATCCGCACCTGCCTGCTGCCCGCCCGGCAGGCCCTCGACATCCGCTCCGCCGCCCAACTCCTCGGCCTGCGCGCCGACGAACGCGTCCTGCTCTCCGAGCGCCCGGGCCTCTACGCGCGTTCGCCCGACACCCTGACCGGCGTCGACTGCCCGCTGCCCAGCGCCAACGGCGCCCGGATCCGCGCGGTGGGCACCGTCACCGCGCACGCCGCGCTCACCGAGGGGCGGGTCCTGCAGACCTCCGCGCACTGCCGGCTCCCCGCCGCCGGTCCCGACCAACGGCGGCCCTGGGGCGAGTACCTGGTGCGGCCCGGAGTGGTCGAACCGCTCGGCAGGCTCCCGCACGAGGCGGTCGCGCAGGGCGTGCTCGGCGGCGGACGCCACGGCGACCTCGACGTCGGCCTGATCGCCGACGGGCTGCTCACCCGGCTGCTGCGCCACCCCCTGCTCGACCAGCGCCCGCCCTTCCGCTCCCGCCCGACCCGGCTGCGCTGGGTGGCCCTCCCCGCGGACCCGGGGGACGCACCCTCCCTCGAACGGTTCACCCTCGCCGAGGACGAACTGCGCACCGTACGCCTGCGGGTGCCCGAGGACACCGACGGCGCCGACCTCGCCGCGCTCTGCGACGACCTCGCCCTGCACGACTGGCTCCTCACCACCGTCGTCCGCATGCTCGACGGCATCCGGCTCGGCGCCACACCCACGCAGGACGCCGGCGCCGTCGTACGGGCGCTGCGTCCGGCCGTGGACCACCTGCTGCACCTGTGGATGCCACGGGCCCGGGTGACCCGGGACCTGGCTCCGCTGTGGGACCCGCTGGAGGAACGGCCCGGCTTCACCCGGCAGTGGCAGGCGCTGGTGCAGCGCATCCGCGACCAGCTCACCCTGCACGCCATCCCCGCACCTCACCGGGAGGTGGAGCCGGCTCCCTGA
- a CDS encoding sensor histidine kinase — MQATTTAVPRPRAGERIMAAINRDPRAAPHGTRNDAVLAAVLLTGAVCLALSTDEGRRPDAVGWALLVAAHVPIVWRRRHPLLVLVALVVLVGPYHAMDNNHAAAGPASYVALYTLAVTGRPLRTILTGIGVLTVSVGIMLTVNTHQAVELIRISGWVIAILFAGVDVRYYRQYVASIVERAERAERTREEEARRRVAEERLRVARDLHDLLAHSITVIGVQTSVAAHVLTADPGRLDRAAVAKALDDIAETCRSARGELRTTLEVLREQDATDARGPLPGLHGLPDLAETARGAGARVELSVRADAVPPAVGAAVYRIVQEALTNSVRHAGPKPSVHVEVRAERGALRLSVTDDGTGPDPAGAPGFGLVGMRERARSVGGTLDAGPREGGGGGFEVTAVLPTPAVPTGPAPAPTHLIPESDR, encoded by the coding sequence GTGCAGGCAACCACCACGGCGGTGCCCCGGCCGCGTGCCGGCGAGCGGATCATGGCCGCCATCAACCGCGACCCGCGCGCCGCCCCGCACGGCACCCGCAACGACGCCGTGCTCGCCGCGGTCCTCCTCACCGGCGCCGTCTGCCTCGCCCTGTCCACCGACGAGGGCCGCCGCCCGGACGCGGTCGGCTGGGCGCTGCTGGTCGCCGCGCACGTCCCGATCGTGTGGCGGCGGCGCCACCCGCTGCTGGTGCTCGTGGCGCTGGTGGTCCTCGTCGGGCCGTACCACGCGATGGACAACAACCACGCGGCGGCCGGTCCGGCCTCCTACGTGGCGCTCTACACGCTCGCCGTCACCGGCCGCCCGCTGCGCACGATCCTGACCGGCATCGGTGTCCTCACCGTCTCCGTCGGCATCATGCTCACCGTCAACACCCACCAGGCCGTCGAGCTGATCCGCATCTCCGGCTGGGTGATCGCCATCCTCTTCGCCGGCGTCGACGTCCGCTACTACCGCCAGTACGTCGCCTCCATCGTCGAACGAGCCGAACGCGCCGAACGCACCCGCGAGGAGGAGGCCCGCCGCCGCGTCGCCGAGGAACGCCTGCGCGTCGCCCGGGACCTGCACGACCTGCTCGCGCACAGCATCACCGTCATCGGCGTGCAGACCTCGGTCGCCGCCCACGTCCTGACCGCCGACCCCGGCCGCCTGGACCGGGCCGCCGTCGCCAAGGCCCTCGACGACATCGCCGAGACCTGCCGGAGCGCGCGCGGCGAACTGCGCACCACGCTGGAGGTGCTGCGGGAGCAGGACGCCACCGACGCCCGCGGCCCGCTGCCCGGACTGCACGGGCTGCCCGACCTCGCGGAGACGGCCCGGGGCGCGGGCGCGCGGGTGGAGCTGTCGGTGCGGGCCGACGCCGTCCCGCCCGCGGTCGGCGCCGCCGTCTACCGCATCGTGCAGGAGGCGCTGACCAACTCCGTGCGCCACGCGGGCCCGAAGCCGTCCGTCCACGTCGAGGTGCGCGCCGAGCGGGGCGCCCTGCGCCTGTCCGTCACCGACGACGGCACCGGACCCGACCCCGCCGGCGCCCCCGGCTTCGGCCTCGTCGGCATGCGGGAGCGGGCCCGCAGCGTGGGTGGCACACTCGACGCCGGGCCGCGGGAGGGCGGCGGGGGCGGCTTCGAGGTGACGGCCGTGCTGCCGACGCCCGCCGTACCGACGGGGCCCGCCCCGGCCCCGACGCACCTGATCCCGGAGAGCGACCGATGA
- the recO gene encoding DNA repair protein RecO gives MSLFRDDGIVLRTQKLGEADRIITLLTRGHGRVRAVARGVRRTKSKFGARLEPFSHVDVQFFARNSELVGRGLPLCTQSETIAPYGGGIVTDYARYTAGTAMLETAERFTDHEGEPAVQQYLLLVGALRTLARGEHAPNLVLDAFLLRSLAVNGYAPTFGDCAKCGLPGPNRFFSVGSGGSVCADCRVPGSVVPSPQALELLGALLTGDWGTADACEPRYVREGSGLVSAYLHWHLERGLRSLRYVEKS, from the coding sequence ATGAGTCTGTTCCGCGACGACGGCATCGTGCTGCGCACCCAGAAGCTGGGTGAGGCGGACCGGATCATCACCTTGCTCACGCGCGGTCACGGACGCGTACGCGCCGTGGCGCGCGGGGTGCGGCGGACGAAGTCGAAGTTCGGGGCCCGCCTGGAACCGTTCTCGCACGTCGACGTGCAGTTCTTCGCCAGGAACAGCGAGCTGGTCGGGCGCGGGCTGCCGCTGTGCACGCAGAGCGAGACCATCGCGCCGTACGGTGGCGGGATCGTCACGGACTACGCCCGCTACACCGCGGGGACGGCCATGCTGGAGACGGCCGAGCGGTTCACCGACCACGAGGGCGAGCCGGCGGTGCAGCAGTACCTGCTGCTCGTCGGCGCGCTGCGCACCCTCGCCCGGGGCGAGCACGCTCCGAACCTCGTGCTCGACGCGTTCCTCCTGCGCTCGCTGGCCGTGAACGGGTACGCGCCGACCTTCGGGGACTGCGCGAAGTGCGGCCTGCCCGGTCCGAACCGGTTCTTCTCGGTCGGGTCGGGCGGTTCCGTCTGCGCCGACTGCCGGGTGCCCGGCAGCGTCGTACCCTCGCCGCAGGCCCTGGAACTGCTCGGGGCGCTGCTCACGGGCGACTGGGGGACCGCGGACGCGTGCGAGCCGCGGTACGTGCGGGAGGGCAGCGGGCTGGTGTCCGCCTATCTGCACTGGCACCTGGAGCGGGGCCTGCGTTCCCTGAGGTACGTCGAGAAGTCCTAG
- a CDS encoding response regulator transcription factor, translating into MTIRVLLADDQNLVRAAFALLVASAPDMEVVGEAGTGREAVELARAERADLVVMDVRMPDLDGIEATRLIAADEDLAGVRVLVLTTYDTDENIVEALRAGASGFLVKDTRPAELLDAIRTVTAGDALLSPGPTARLIERFLRSPATPAAGTAGPDCLSERERQVLALVARGLNNTEIADSLGLSPLTAKTHVSRIMGKLGARDRAQLVIVAYESGLVTPGVG; encoded by the coding sequence ATGACGATACGCGTGCTGCTCGCGGACGACCAGAACCTCGTCCGCGCCGCGTTCGCCCTGCTCGTGGCCTCGGCGCCGGACATGGAGGTGGTCGGCGAGGCGGGCACCGGCCGCGAGGCCGTGGAGCTGGCCCGCGCCGAACGCGCCGACCTCGTCGTCATGGACGTCCGCATGCCCGACCTGGACGGCATCGAGGCGACCCGGCTGATCGCCGCCGACGAGGACCTCGCGGGCGTGCGCGTGCTGGTCCTCACCACGTACGACACCGACGAGAACATCGTGGAGGCGCTCCGCGCGGGCGCCTCCGGGTTCCTGGTCAAGGACACCCGGCCCGCCGAACTCCTCGACGCCATCCGCACGGTGACGGCGGGCGACGCGCTCCTGTCGCCCGGACCGACCGCCCGCCTGATCGAAAGGTTCCTGCGCAGCCCCGCGACGCCCGCCGCGGGCACCGCGGGACCCGACTGCCTGTCCGAACGGGAACGCCAGGTGCTCGCCCTGGTCGCACGCGGCCTCAACAACACGGAGATCGCCGACTCCCTGGGCCTGAGCCCCCTGACCGCCAAGACCCACGTCAGCCGCATCATGGGCAAGCTGGGGGCGCGGGACCGCGCGCAACTGGTCATCGTGGCCTACGAGTCGGGGCTGGTGACCCCCGGCGTCGGGTGA